TCATCGACGCCGTCGTCAAAGCCAAGCCGCCCGCCAGCAAGGGCAAGTATATCCATAGCATCTTCGCCTGTTCGTCCATGGGGCCCGGGATCCAGATCTCCCTGCCCGCGTTCGAAAAAGGCGCGAGGAAATAGCCGTGAACAAGACCGAAAAAGAACAACTGCGCGAAGAACTGCACCACATCTTCAAAACCCACCCGTACGCCCTCGTACTCAGCTTCAGCGGGTTGAAGGTGAACGACGTGGCCGCCCTCCGGCGCAAGCTGCGCGATTCCAAGTGCGCCTACCGGGTGGTCAAAAACACCGTGGCCAAGATCGCCGCCGACGGCACGCCCATGGCCGCCCTGCTGGATCAGTTCGAGGGGACTACGGCCATTGCCTACCACCCCTCCGATCCCGTGGTCCTGGCCAGGATCTTCAGCGACTTCACCAAGGAAAACAAGGCCATCGGGTTCAAGGGCATCCTGCTCGAAGGCCGGCCGCTGCCCGCCGACCAGCTCGAGATGGTGGTCAACATGCCCACCAAGGACCAGTCGCTCAGCAAGCTGCTGTTCCTGCTCAATTACCCGGTCACCAGTCTGGCCCGCGTGCTCCAGGCGTCGCTCCGCGACCTCTGCCTGGTCATGAAGGAAGCTCGGAAAG
This sequence is a window from Acidobacteriota bacterium. Protein-coding genes within it:
- a CDS encoding 50S ribosomal protein L10, with product MNKTEKEQLREELHHIFKTHPYALVLSFSGLKVNDVAALRRKLRDSKCAYRVVKNTVAKIAADGTPMAALLDQFEGTTAIAYHPSDPVVLARIFSDFTKENKAIGFKGILLEGRPLPADQLEMVVNMPTKDQSLSKLLFLLNYPVTSLARVLQASLRDLCLVMKEARKES